Part of the Oncorhynchus tshawytscha isolate Ot180627B linkage group LG23, Otsh_v2.0, whole genome shotgun sequence genome, AGGCTCTTCTCCCAGAAGTGTACCATGCCTATTTTGGCTTTAGCCAAAACATGCAAACTCAGACAGCATTTATTTATCAGCAGATTCTATTTTTTTTGCATAGTATATACTTTTTTTGTATAGGACAGACACATCTTTCTGCTTTTCAACCCCTACTTATCTTGCATTTATCAAACAACAAACGAGACTCAAACAAAGGTAAAAAGAAGCACTTTGTTTCCCTTTTATTATACTGTCACCTTCCAGTAATATGAATATAGGATTACTGGTTCAATCCCCTGTCAGGCTCTTCCTCTCTCAATCACGACATAACTGTGAATTGATAATCCCAGCGGTCTCAGGCCTTCGTTGGAACAGGAAGCCCTGTTCACTTTGATGGGATGCCTTGTAAAGAAAGAGGAAATCATGTCTCACTTTGTTAATGAGGTCTTGGACCTCTTGGTTTCCCTAATTTCATACAGGCCTGGTTTAACAAAAACATCCACACTTTACCTTcatctactactgtaactgtactgGGGATATTATCTAGCTGGCTAGCAAATCCATTTAGCAGATATAAGCTAAACATGTTGAACTGACTTAATGAGCACGTCCCATTTGTTACTGTATGTTTGAAACGTCACAGCTGTTCTGGTAGCTAATCATATGTCACGTTACTTGAACCGCAGTTACTATCATCATAGGAGGAACTAGTTAGCTTTACATGCCACACTGAATAATCGGTAAACATTCAGTTGAAATCGGAATATTTAACTTCACAGATAGGAGCTATCAAGTAAgtaaataactagctagctaacgttagctgattTCATACAGCTAATGGTAACGTTAGCTCAAGGCTAGCTCGCTAACTGCTGGCTAAAAGCTAACGTAGATGTGAGATACCTAGCTACACGTTTCACTGTCGTTTTTTGTCAATATTCGTGAGAAATTGATTGGACCATCACATTTGTATAAGTTCCATCTACAGTTAATATCAAGAGAACGCGGACGTAAATGTTTTGTTTGACCGTGTTTGCTTCAAGGCAAGGATGTTAGCCATTCGGCTAGCTAGCCATTTTAGCTAGATAACGCTCATGGTAGCTGCCATAGTTAACGTTAGACCACACAGTATCTTTGTTTAggcagtagctagctaacgttaaagtTAGCTAGGTAATTACCCAATTGAAATTATATTAGCCACATTTATACCATGGATATTGTTGAATACTCGTTTATGATTGGCTTCAAGAGCATTTTCTATAATGCACGATACATCAGCATGGTAGAATTCAACggctatagttcattcttacattTTCTACGTTTGAGCTGATTTTTGATAGCAaaagtcgaattgaaaacatttaattcgattttcataatagcaattTAGGACTGATGGCTTGGTTAGCTTAACTAGTAACTCTGTTggtttggttaccaaggcaactactaCAGCACTATAGTACATTTTCttgctacttcagtggatgtggaacacatttctacctgcaaatgaacacatttctagcggCAAATGTgttaaaggtgcactatgcagaaatcgcagtgccatttcctgtttgctaaaattctaatagtttgcctaatttaagTTTAATTGATGAAACCGTTGAATCATTCTctcatctaaactgctgtgaaatatattttccataaccaagcATATTGTATTTCCCTCATTGATTAACCCTTACATAATGCTATTCGTGACAGCATTGATATGATATTCTATTGCCTGTTACTTGACACACAGGGTAAACGTAACCATGGAGGAACCAGGTGCTGATATAGAGGTGACTGTCAAAACTTTGGACTCCCAGAGCCGAAGTTACACTGTAGGCGGACAGGTACGTTCTCATATCCAACAGAGCGCTTTTACAGTAGCCTTACGTATACTGGATATAGGCCTAATCCTCACACCGTTGTCTTTTTCTCAGTTGACAGTGAAAGAGTTCAAGGAGCACATTGCCACTTCAGTTGGGATTCCTGTGGACAAACAGAGGCTGATCTACCAGGGCCGAGTCCTGCAGGATGAGAGGACCCTGACAGAGTACAGTGAGTAATGCTGTCTGTGGAGTTGCCTGGAACCAATAGAAAACGGCCACATGCTAATAAACATGAAATTAGTCCAGACAATTTTATCTGGAGCAGCACACAGCTGCAGTGACACCTGTCAACACAGAACAGAAACGCAGCAAACAGTCATATCTTTGTCTATATGTGATCTATAGAATAAGTCTTATTCACTTATTCCATGACTTTCAAGGCCAGTAATGCACAGATGTAAGCCTATTATACAACTGCACACCATCAGAACTTGAGTATCCATCATGTAATTGCTGTAAGCCGTTTGGCTGCTTTGCACATCACCTGATAGATTGATGAAGCACCAGTGTCCTCTAACATGAATAGAGATGATATTCCttgctctctgtttcctctgtctcagACGTCGATGGAAAAGTCATCCACCTGGTGGAGCGGGCCCCCCCTCAGCCCTCCCAgccaggctcggggtcagggggAGCGGAGGCCGGAGCGcctccctcctctaccacctcccaggGAACGTCCCAAGTGCCCCCACACGACCGCAACGCCAACAGCTATGTCATGCTGGGGACCTTCAACCTCCCCGTTAACGTCATGGACCCTCAGCAGATCCAGGTAcagcttttttttgtgtgtgtgttaccccttTTTGGATCAAATTTGTCTTTGTTCTATGGTTTATAATGATTCCTGAGCGCCTGGTGTGAATCAGCACTGATATCTAGCCTGTACTGTCTACTACATTCTTACTAGATGTCAGTCCAGCAAATGATGTCAGGTTTGGGTGAGAATGCTAGGAATGCCAGAGTCAGCACCAGCACCGGGGTAAGAAATCAAATATATGATTTATAACATAGTATACATCCTCATTTATGGATTTTATCTATCAAtttctatatatacacaaaatgcTATGAATAAACATGTTGAGTAGCTGTCAACTAATACTCTTGTTGTCACAGAGCAATGGTTCCATGAATGTGCACATTGATATGGACCAATCGGTGCAGAGTGAGCCCAGGCTGAGACTGCTATTGGCTGAGAACCTGCTGAGGGACACCACTGCTCTCATCGAGAGGATGGAGGTGAGGTGTTAAGTTATAAAGATGAGAACAACTAGGAATACCCACAGTACAGACCTATTTTTAATGAATACACTGGCTCAAACGTGAAACATAAGTATTTTGACAAAATGTTACTTGAAGATATTCTAGGCAGTCTCAGGAAGCAGGTCTATTTGAGTTTGAAGTAATTCAATTAAGATGACTGAGCAACATCCTCCCCTTGCCTGCTACCCTGTCGCTCAATCTCAGGATCAACCAAGCGGAACCTCAACCCAACCGGATTCTGCTGCTgcacctcctccctcttcctcctccactacctctccctccacccagcCCATGGACACATCTCCACCTTCATCTACTCCCCCgccatccttctcttcctccactcaAACAGAGGGAGCCGCCCAAGCTGGACCCAAGTAAGACATTATTGCTAACTATCGCTGTCCTGCATGTTTTTTGTTGCTCTATACTGAATAAAAAGGATGCTGGATTAATTCAAAAGTTATCAAACTGGGCATTTTATTGTGAATTAAGAAGAATAGGGCTTAATCCAGAACTTGAGACCTGCATGCAAAATGTTCACTTTCGCACAGAATCTCCCATTAACATCAGCACATGAGACTTGACTTTAGACATCGTGGTTGTTATTAGAAAACCTGTGATGCATGTAAGGATaactcatcccctctccccttgAAAGTCACCCCAGCCCAGCAGAGCTGGTAGAGATGCTGTCAGAgctgaggagggtggaggagaggctTCAGCCATTCGTCCAGAGAACACACTCTATCCTAGAGTCTGCTACCACTGCAGAATACGCCAACACCGTAAGCTTTTCACCACTGCATTCCTCATAACTTAGTGCTTTGTGGTTAGGTACAATTCACATGCACTGATCAGACATAGAAAGTAATGAGCGTTTACTGTTTTGCCTTGTATTCTAGTTGGACTCTTACAATACTTGTCACTTTCCCCACATGACTACCTGAATAAAATATCAAAACACACATTCTCAGAAAATGGCTTAAGCCCTTTTCTTGTCACAcacaggaaagagaggaggatcagCGGATTCTCAACCTGGTGGGGGAGGCCCTCCGTCTCCTGGGCAATGCCCTGGTTGCCCTTAGTGACCTGCGCTGCAACCTGTTGAGTCCCGCCCCACGCCACTTACATGTGATCCGGCCAATGTCTCACTACACCTCCCCAGTGTCCATGCCTGGAGCCGTGCACCATCACATCCCGCTACATGTTAGTTTGCGTTGTATCCCATTGTCAAACTTGTTTTGCTGTGACCTGGCAGACACTTACACCTATTACATTATTTCTGTCTTATGTACATtaccggtcaaatgttttagaacgcctactcattcaagggattttctttatttttactaattttgtacattgtagaataatagtgaagacatcaaaactctgaaataacacacatggaatcatgtggtaaccaaacgTCCTTCACTCCTTCAttttggggcagcagggtagcctagtggttagtgttggactagtaaccgaaaggtttcaagttcaaatcccgagctgacaaggttcaaatctgtcgttctgcccctgaacaggcagttaggccgtcattgaaaataagaatttgttcttaactgacttgcctagttaaataaaggtaaaataaaaaaactctGCAGCcagactcatctcaaaccatctctatttggttgaggtcggggggttgtggaggccaggtcatctgatacagcactccatccctctccctcttggtaaagtagcctttacacagcctggaggtgtgctgggtcattgtcctgttgaaaaacaaattataaatCCActtagcccaaaccagatgggatggtgtatcgctgcagaatgctgtggtagccatgctggttaagtgtgccttgaattctaaataaatcagacagtgtcaccagcaaagcatccccacaccataacaccacctcctctaTTCTTTACattgggaaatacacatgcagagatcatccgttcagccacaccgcatctcacaaagacatagcgtttggaaccaaaaatctcaaatttggactccagaccaaaggacacatttccaacAAGTTAATGTCCatcgctcgtgtttcttggcccaagcaagtctcttcttattattggtgtcctttagtagtggtttctttgcaggcctcctctgaacagttgatgttgagatgtgtctgttacttgaactctgaagcatttatttgggctgcaatttctaaagctggtaaatctaatgaacttattttctgcagaggtaactctgggtcttcctttcctgtggtggtcctcatgagagccagtttcatcatagtgtttgatggtttttgcgactgcacttgaagaaactttaaaagttcttgacattttccgtattgactgaccgtcatgtcttaaagtaatgatagacggtcgtttttctttgcttatttgagctggtcttttaccaaataaggctatcttctgtataccacccctaccttgtcaccacacaactgattggctcaaatgcattcagAAGGCAGGAAatcccacaaattaacttttaacaaggcacacctgttaattgaaatgcattccaggtgactacctcatgaagctggttgggagaatgccaagcgtgtgcaaagctgtcatcaaggcaaagggtggaaacTTTGAAGAAAcccaaatattaaatatattttgatttgtttaacaattcttttggttactacatgattccatgtgttatttcgtagttttgatgtcttgattattattctactatgtcgaaaattgtacaaataaagacccttgaatgagtaggtgttctaaatcttcTGACCGGTAGTGTATTTAGTTACagttggaggtttacatacacttcggttggagtcattaactcgtttttcaaccactccaccaaattcttgttaacaaactatagttttggcaagttggttaggacatctactttgtgcatgacacaaaatttttccaacaattgtttacagacagattatttcacttataattcactatatcacaattccagtgggtcagtagtttacatatactaagttgagtgtgccttttaaacaacttggacaattccagaaaatatcatggctttagaagcttctgataggctaattgacatcatttgagtcaattggaggtatacctgtggatgtatttcaaggcctaccttcaaactcagtgcctctttgcttgacatcatggggaaatcagccaagacctcagaaaataaacatttgtaaacctccacaagactggttcatccttgggagcgatttccaaacgcctgaaggtaccacgttcatctgtacaaacaatagtacgcaagtcgAAACATGCGACCTCGCAggagtcataccgctcaggaaggagacgcgttctgtctcctagagatgaacgtactttggtgcgaaaagtggaaatcaatcccagaacaacagcaatggtgaagatgctggaggaatctgatacaaaataatctatatctacagtatatcgacataacctgaaaggccgctcagcaaggaagaagccactaatccaaaaccgccaaaaaaagccactgcaactgcacatgaggacaaagattgtacttttttgagatgtcctctggtctgatgaaacaaaaatggaactgtttggccataatgaccatcgttatatttggaggaaaaagggggaggcttgcaagccgaagaacaccatcccaaccgtgaagcacggaggtgacggcatcatgttgtggggttgctttcctgcaggagggactggtgcacttcacaaaatagatggcatcatgagaaaggacaattatgtggatatattgaagcaacatctcaagacatcagtcaggaagttaaagcttggtcgcaaatgggtcttccaaatggacaataaccccaagcatacttccaaagttgtggaaaaatggctgaaggacaacaaagtcaaggtattggagtggccttcacaaagctCTGGACagaactaaaaaagtgtgtgcgagcaaggaggtctacaaacctgactcagttacaccagctctgtcaggggaatgggccaaaattcacccaacttattgtgggaagcttgtggaaggctacccaaacgtttgaccaaagttaaacaatttaaaggcaatggtaccaaatactaattgagtgtatgtgaacttctgacccactgggaatgtgatgaaagaaataaaagctgaaataaatcataactctactattattctgacatttcacattcttaaaataaagtggtgatcctaactgacctaagacagggaatttttaccaggattaaatgtcaggaattgtggaaaaactgagtttaaatgtatttggataaggtgtatgtaaactttggtTAGTTTTACATTTATTTGATATAGTTTGCCAATGGAACACAGTACTTCAATGACATTTTGAAACTCATCTGCAGATGAACCTGGGAGCCACGGTCACAATGGCGTCCAATGGCAGACCAGCTACAGACGGACAGGCCCAGCCCAGTCAGACCCCCGGCCATTCGGACCAGCCAGGTCAGGGACAGACTTCCCCCTCACAGCCTCCCCCGTCCAATCAGCAGGCTGGACAGGGACAGCCCGGCCCCCGGGTCATCAGGATCAGCCACCAGACAATGCCGGTGGTCATGATGCAGATGAACACGGACGGTGTGTTGTCCCCTACCCGCCACTGATTGAATGCTTTACCACAACTTGTCCATCCGTTTCTCGTCCGCAAATGGCCCATTGGAAGTGAATAACTCTACCATTGCATTTATTCCCTATTGCCAAATGGTGTTTTCTGAGAGAAAGTTTTCTTTCTTTGACTGAAAGTCAGGTCCCTGTACTGCTCAAATCGATAGGTCTCGTTCAATTTTGGTCGTTATTTTTTAAGTGCTTGTTAAACCATAGTgtccatttgtttttacacacGGTTTACAGTTCAAAcattgcctgtgtgtgtttacagactCTGGTGTTCCTCAGGCAGCTGGACAGCCAAATGTTGCAGGAATGGGTCAGCCAGGTGAGTGTTGGTAACACTTCATGATGATGTTTTAGTACCTCTGGTTGTATCTCCGAATAACTGCGGACTAGAGTAAAGCCCCGTAAACCAGAGATCCTGAATCCAATATTCAAGGCACAAAGAAACCTTTTCTTATACTCTCTCCCCAGGCTTCCAGATGCCTCCTGGTGTTCAGATGAATCCAGACTTCATGCAGTCCATCGTGCAGCAGATCGCCCAGTACACAGAGGCTGTAGCTGCTGCCACCGGGGGCGCCATCCCTGGCCAACCCCCCCAGCCCACCCCCCAGGCTCCACTGCTACCTCTTCCACAACCACCACCGGCCctaacacccccaccaccacccccacagcCCCCCCTCCGCCTTCTCCCGGGGCCCCCCAGGCCAGGGTGGTGTTCACCCGGCCCGCCTTTGCTCCCAGGATCCCTCCACCAGTCTTTGGCACCCGGGGGGCCACCATCAACCTGAGGACTAGCGTGCCACCCATGATGGGTCAGCAACCAGGACAGGTGAGCATGTTTGTTATAGGGGGGTTTGGTGCCCTATGGGTTTAGTACAGGACTGGGATTAATGTCTTGTAGATTTCAGTCAAGTTTTGACAAGAAGTTGTCAGACTTGGAATTTCAGTAGGAGGCATTCGTGTTTGCTAGTCGTTGTGGGCATTTCCATCGACAGTACCAATTGTCTTAAGCTGTAGTGCTCTGAAATCTTAATGACATCGCCATGTTTGCATTATATGCTAACGTTAACTGTTGACCTATGACCTCTCCCCCACAGCCCTTCCCTCCTGCTGCCCTCAATCAGATGATCAGTGGACTGGTGGGACAACTCCTGATACCTGGACAGATGGGTATACACCCCACCTTTCAAACCTCttatttgtaaatatatatttttttttttggggggtttgcaTAGTTACCAATCACACTAAAAGTGAATCCTCTGTTTGAAGTGTTAAGTGTACTGTTAGCCGACTCTAATTTTGTTCCTTTCTTCCTCCCCCAGCTGGTCAAACAGCCGCCACCTCTGCCTCTCATACCTTCTCCTCTGCTTCTCATaccttctcctcatcctcctccaactcttcttcttcctcctcatcctcctctggcCCTATACCCACTCCTGCCCCTGGCACCACTGTTCCCCCAGGCCAGCCCGGAGCCATCCCCACCATGCCCCAGGGAGCTCCCCCTGACCTGGCCCAGCTCCTGGGCTCTCTCCTGGGGACCACAGGGGCAGTTCCTGGGGCCATGGGACCCTCCATCACTGTGACTATGCCTGGAGTGCCCGCCTTCGTCCAAGGAGTGTCTGACTTCATGCAGGTCAGTGTCTGGATCGGAGTTTGTTCCAAGGGTATTCTGTGGATTAGGACACAGAGCAGTAGAGCCTGTTACAACAGTGGTTGAAACCAAGATTACATCATCCCCCAGTTAACTGACGTGTTAGTTGTAAGAATACCTTAATGGCATCTTAACAACATATCTTTCATatgatacatttttattttctccCTGTCCATCATCCATAATCTCGCTCTCCATCTCAGGCCTCCGGACCAGTCTTCCCACCACCCCCCAACAGTGCCCCCCAGCCCCCTGCCTCtggtacccccccccctccacccggGACCACCCCTAACCCTCCCACGGGGGACGGTGCCGGGGCCCAGGGAGAGGCCCTGAATCCGGAGTTGTTCACTGGGATTGTACAGGGGGTCCTGTCCACCATGATGGGCTCCCTGGGCTCTCCCCAGAGCAACACTGAGAGCATCGCCCAGTTCATCCAGAGGCTCTCTGAGACCAGCAACATCTTCACACCCGGCACAGGGGACGCCATGGGTAAGAGTTTCTGTCTTGTgtgctttcttttttctc contains:
- the LOC112230158 gene encoding large proline-rich protein BAG6-like → MEEPGADIEVTVKTLDSQSRSYTVGGQLTVKEFKEHIATSVGIPVDKQRLIYQGRVLQDERTLTEYNVDGKVIHLVERAPPQPSQPGSGSGGAEAGAPPSSTTSQGTSQVPPHDRNANSYVMLGTFNLPVNVMDPQQIQMSVQQMMSGLGENARNARVSTSTGSNGSMNVHIDMDQSVQSEPRLRLLLAENLLRDTTALIERMEDQPSGTSTQPDSAAAPPPSSSSTTSPSTQPMDTSPPSSTPPPSFSSSTQTEGAAQAGPNHPSPAELVEMLSELRRVEERLQPFVQRTHSILESATTAEYANTEREEDQRILNLVGEALRLLGNALVALSDLRCNLLSPAPRHLHVIRPMSHYTSPVSMPGAVHHHIPLHMNLGATVTMASNGRPATDGQAQPSQTPGHSDQPGQGQTSPSQPPPSNQQAGQGQPGPRVIRISHQTMPVVMMQMNTDVQTLPVCVYRLWCSSGSWTAKCCRNGSARLPDASWCSDESRLHAVHRAADRPVHRGCSCCHRGRHPWPTPPAHPPGSTATSSTTTTGPNTPTTTPTAPPPPSPGAPQARVVFTRPAFAPRIPPPVFGTRGATINLRTSVPPMMGQQPGQPFPPAALNQMISGLVGQLLIPGQMAGQTAATSASHTFSSASHTFSSSSSNSSSSSSSSSGPIPTPAPGTTVPPGQPGAIPTMPQGAPPDLAQLLGSLLGTTGAVPGAMGPSITVTMPGVPAFVQGVSDFMQASGPVFPPPPNSAPQPPASGTPPPPPGTTPNPPTGDGAGAQGEALNPELFTGIVQGVLSTMMGSLGSPQSNTESIAQFIQRLSETSNIFTPGTGDAMGFFGDLLTLVCQNFSMVDLVLLLHGQNQPLGRIQTQLSQFFTQHYLNGSEPTDHNIAAAADGLINELEEYITESFSSVAVLEGVNVTQTNLSFFRQQLTRIATHILRCTDNTFGPQLLQMCNQGLFECLAVNLYCLRGEQSALTSVINHRIRTLSADMNPSLVNWLTSMLTMRLQVILEHIPVTEDQILHYVVHTQQGEASNAQEPQRAQIMEMEATHSPAPATTAEEAMASSQETRAEPRETGATGGAAPLGGAMAAAEASGREEPGRETEAWTAAVPAEWVPIIRHDLITQRKMKAQPPMSDAYLHGMPAKRRKTGQGDGALLSLSDAVSRAARTAGVRPVTSPDNLQEELDSPELQEAYAEQVKKDIKKRVREDPDFSSQQFPNTHRAFSSDS